One Pectobacterium colocasium DNA segment encodes these proteins:
- a CDS encoding response regulator transcription factor, producing MGKSIRLMIADDHVIMREGLKQIFALDESLSVVAEAGNGAQVLAQLRSVKPDLLLLDMSMPGISGEALISRVVAQYPRLPILVLSMYSEAQIAQHALKSGARGYITKDKDPEALLAAIRRVAQGARYIDHTIAEQLVFSNYTESGRAEHDVLTAREHQIMIMFAQGMGINAIANALAISNKTVSTHKARLMEKMQFSTNVEIVKYVVSKKLIP from the coding sequence ATGGGCAAATCAATACGTTTAATGATCGCAGACGATCACGTCATCATGCGTGAAGGGCTCAAGCAGATCTTTGCGCTGGATGAGTCGCTGAGCGTCGTTGCCGAAGCGGGAAACGGCGCGCAGGTGTTGGCGCAACTGCGCAGCGTGAAGCCCGATTTGCTGCTGCTGGATATGTCGATGCCCGGTATCAGCGGTGAAGCGTTGATTTCACGCGTGGTGGCGCAATATCCGCGTCTGCCGATTCTTGTACTCAGCATGTACAGTGAGGCGCAAATTGCGCAGCATGCGCTGAAGAGCGGGGCTAGAGGTTACATCACCAAAGACAAAGACCCGGAAGCGCTGCTGGCGGCGATTCGGCGCGTGGCGCAGGGCGCTCGCTATATCGACCACACGATTGCCGAGCAGCTGGTGTTTTCCAACTACACGGAGAGCGGGAGAGCCGAACACGATGTGCTGACGGCAAGAGAGCACCAAATCATGATTATGTTTGCGCAGGGGATGGGCATCAACGCCATTGCCAATGCGCTGGCCATCAGCAACAAAACGGTCAGCACCCACAAGGCGCGCCTGATGGAAAAAATGCAGTTCAGCACCAATGTGGAGATCGTTAAATATGTCGTTAGTAAGAAGCTTATTCCCTAG
- a CDS encoding type III secretion protein HrpF codes for MSLNPIQRRLDAHLVDSQKQLDDIALNVAEGGASQADSYAFFEASMDYSNASWAVGQLLSVKHGLAKAIINDFN; via the coding sequence ATGTCCCTTAATCCAATCCAGCGTCGTCTTGACGCACACCTGGTCGATTCGCAGAAACAACTGGATGATATTGCGCTGAATGTTGCCGAAGGCGGTGCCAGCCAGGCGGACAGCTACGCCTTTTTTGAAGCCAGTATGGATTATTCCAATGCCAGTTGGGCGGTCGGGCAACTGTTGAGCGTGAAACACGGCTTGGCAAAGGCCATCATCAATGACTTCAACTGA
- a CDS encoding RNA polymerase sigma factor: MEMSTLKHIEPTPSLYPALAVDWEQVFRQHGKKLHNFIRKRVSNHDDVEDLQQMTYLEVLKHQDKFAGASRPETWVFGIALNLVRNYFKQARQRALEMGDEVLEHIAIDLDPGAITESQRALKRAMDAIVSLPEDTRQMLMQLLDTDASYQDLALQLEIPIGTVRSRLSRARGAIRQAVES; this comes from the coding sequence ATGGAAATGTCTACCCTGAAACACATCGAACCGACCCCTTCGCTTTACCCAGCGCTTGCTGTCGATTGGGAACAGGTGTTTCGCCAACACGGAAAGAAATTGCATAACTTCATCCGCAAACGCGTTAGCAACCATGACGACGTTGAGGATTTACAGCAAATGACCTATCTGGAAGTGCTCAAACATCAGGATAAGTTTGCGGGAGCATCGCGGCCGGAGACATGGGTGTTCGGCATTGCCCTCAATCTGGTGCGCAACTATTTCAAGCAGGCACGACAGCGCGCGCTGGAAATGGGGGATGAGGTGCTGGAACACATCGCAATAGATCTCGATCCCGGTGCTATCACCGAAAGTCAGCGGGCACTGAAACGTGCAATGGATGCCATCGTCTCACTGCCTGAGGATACCCGTCAGATGCTGATGCAATTGCTGGATACCGATGCCAGCTATCAGGATCTCGCGTTGCAGTTGGAGATCCCCATCGGTACGGTGCGGTCACGGCTGTCTCGTGCCCGAGGTGCGATCCGTCAGGCTGTTGAGTCCTGA
- a CDS encoding EscI/YscI/HrpB family type III secretion system inner rod protein — protein sequence MKINHATTLSQSGDAPLADNGSSFSFSANNQDVSWFSAALSSAPVTAESGNSQWLGALAEKSQGLNGVFKSAERDVSQSMRSNNPKDVLDATRTLSSFYLESLLSAKLVAKSVQSLEKLTNLQ from the coding sequence ATGAAAATTAATCATGCCACTACGCTGTCTCAGTCGGGGGATGCTCCGCTGGCGGACAACGGCTCGTCTTTTTCCTTCTCCGCCAATAATCAGGATGTGTCCTGGTTTAGTGCGGCGCTGTCGTCAGCACCGGTGACGGCAGAAAGCGGTAATAGCCAGTGGCTGGGCGCGCTGGCGGAAAAATCTCAGGGACTGAACGGCGTCTTTAAATCCGCCGAACGCGATGTCAGCCAGTCGATGCGCTCGAATAATCCCAAAGATGTACTGGATGCGACCCGAACGCTGTCATCGTTCTATCTGGAAAGCCTGCTGAGCGCCAAACTGGTGGCGAAAAGTGTGCAAAGTCTGGAAAAACTCACCAACTTACAGTAG
- a CDS encoding sigma 54-interacting transcriptional regulator — protein MNNHYRQDRQHDSSLVHSSQTHSSPAYSSFEKPSSADRRAPLGHPSSTADDIHSSLSPIINVIAPLNVDIVLEGETGTGKDTLANRIHRLSKCSGPLVAVNCAAVPENLAESELFGVVSGAYTGANRSRAGYLESADKGILFLDEIDSMPMTLQAKMLRVLESRGVKRLGSTQFTPVDMRVIVATQTPLLQLVEKGLFRRDLYFRLDTVKIQLPTLRSRSDLILPLFQRFSQEAAVRLKMTQPPMTADIYEQLLTHSWPGNIRELKAAADRWALGLSPLAEVQPLLHPRPLQLKDRLKRIEKFLIQDALRRHDHCIDDVIVELGIPKRTLYHRLKVLNVTARERCAGGGEACQA, from the coding sequence ATGAATAATCATTACCGTCAGGACAGACAGCACGATTCTTCACTGGTGCATTCTTCACAAACGCATTCATCACCTGCGTATTCGTCATTCGAGAAGCCGTCATCAGCAGATCGTCGGGCACCATTAGGCCATCCCTCGTCTACGGCTGATGACATTCACTCATCGCTGTCGCCAATCATCAATGTTATTGCTCCGCTTAATGTCGACATCGTGCTTGAAGGTGAAACCGGCACGGGCAAAGACACGCTGGCGAATCGCATTCACCGACTGTCAAAATGTAGCGGCCCTCTGGTGGCGGTGAACTGCGCCGCCGTGCCGGAAAATTTGGCCGAAAGCGAACTGTTCGGCGTGGTCTCCGGTGCTTATACCGGCGCCAATCGTTCCCGTGCCGGGTACCTGGAAAGCGCAGATAAGGGAATTCTGTTTTTGGATGAGATCGACAGTATGCCCATGACGCTGCAAGCCAAGATGCTTCGCGTGCTGGAAAGTCGCGGCGTAAAGCGGTTGGGGAGCACCCAGTTCACGCCCGTTGATATGCGTGTGATTGTGGCGACGCAAACGCCGCTGCTGCAACTGGTGGAAAAAGGGCTGTTTCGTCGCGACCTTTATTTCCGTCTTGATACGGTAAAAATTCAACTGCCGACGTTGCGCTCCCGCAGCGATCTCATTCTGCCGCTATTTCAGCGTTTTAGTCAGGAAGCGGCGGTACGCCTGAAAATGACGCAGCCGCCGATGACGGCAGACATTTACGAACAGCTTCTGACCCACAGCTGGCCGGGTAATATCCGCGAGCTGAAAGCGGCGGCGGATCGCTGGGCGCTGGGGTTGTCGCCTTTGGCAGAAGTTCAGCCGCTGTTGCACCCGCGTCCTTTGCAACTGAAAGATCGGTTAAAGCGGATCGAAAAATTTCTGATTCAGGATGCGTTGCGCCGGCACGACCACTGCATTGACGATGTGATTGTGGAATTGGGGATCCCCAAGCGGACGCTTTATCACCGCCTGAAAGTGCTGAATGTGACGGCGCGAGAGAGGTGTGCTGGGGGCGGGGAAGCCTGTCAGGCATAA
- the sctJ gene encoding type III secretion system inner membrane ring lipoprotein SctJ produces MKIDKRVFLLLIGLLAGCGEPIELNRGLSENDANEAISMLGRYHIGAEKRVDKTGVTLVIDAKNMERAVNILNAAGLPKQSRTNLGEVFQKSGVISTPLEERARYIYALSQEVEATLAQIDGVLVARVHVVLPERIAPGEPVQPASAAVFIKYRAELEPDGMEPRIRRMVASSIPGLSGKDDKELAIVFVPAEPYQDTIPVVSLGPFTLTPDEMRRWQWSAGLFGLLLAGLLGWRVGTPYLRQWQQKKAGASSSQ; encoded by the coding sequence ATGAAAATCGATAAGCGAGTGTTTCTTCTGCTGATCGGGCTATTGGCTGGCTGCGGCGAGCCGATTGAGCTGAATCGCGGGTTGTCGGAGAACGATGCTAACGAAGCGATTTCGATGCTCGGTCGCTATCATATCGGTGCGGAGAAACGGGTAGACAAAACCGGCGTCACGCTGGTGATTGATGCAAAAAACATGGAACGTGCCGTCAATATCCTTAATGCGGCGGGTTTACCGAAGCAGTCGCGTACCAATCTGGGCGAGGTTTTTCAGAAAAGCGGCGTGATCTCGACGCCGTTGGAAGAGCGCGCCCGCTACATCTATGCCTTATCGCAGGAGGTCGAAGCGACGCTGGCACAGATTGACGGTGTGCTGGTCGCGCGGGTGCATGTGGTGCTGCCCGAGCGTATCGCCCCCGGCGAACCCGTGCAACCCGCCTCGGCGGCGGTGTTTATCAAATACCGCGCCGAACTGGAACCTGACGGGATGGAACCACGCATTCGCCGCATGGTGGCCAGCAGTATCCCCGGCCTGTCCGGTAAAGATGATAAAGAGCTGGCTATCGTCTTTGTTCCGGCCGAGCCGTATCAGGATACGATCCCCGTTGTCTCGCTGGGGCCATTTACGCTCACGCCGGATGAGATGCGGCGCTGGCAGTGGAGTGCCGGATTGTTCGGTCTGCTACTGGCCGGGCTATTAGGCTGGCGCGTTGGCACGCCTTACCTGCGGCAATGGCAGCAGAAAAAAGCGGGGGCATCGTCGTCACAATGA
- a CDS encoding EAL domain-containing protein: MPNLTTHTGLWFRLVLLSFASAVLALFIGQGILARLEQTQLQKYSQEVLDQGIAVANEGRETINRVLTLNNAPCSSADLKELRLISFYSVYLRDIGRIKDNYLICSAGWGILNPPIYLLPPNLTTPEGVQLWTAMKDVVDPRITADMASLHGVVTITAAAAFRRFIHPPAEYSAVLLTRNLDHVYQTFGHIDLSAFKQTPQPHNAWLTMGKRQTFFCAPDRNICVLAQLDSAGILYRPWYIIAALFSLGALIGASFTLSYQLYDDRHHALPSQLKRAIKHQRLHVHYQPLVSLPKRAIIGVEALARWKNERGDNVSPEIFISIAENMGYLAELTRIITRQALRDMQPYLTQETPFLLSINLSVSDIVSPDYHRFLQQMCDELAIDKSRIMLELTERSSTSHQALADGLEALRRSGYKIALDDFGTGYSNLDYLSHLPFDMIKIDKTFAGAIGTDTVNAAMADLLFTLIKKLDVPVIIEGVETREQAAYILQQCPSAIIQGWYFSKAVALHDLPDIHRYPCPPIEMV, translated from the coding sequence ATGCCCAACTTAACTACCCATACCGGATTGTGGTTCAGACTTGTTTTGCTTTCGTTTGCCAGCGCGGTGCTGGCGCTGTTTATTGGGCAAGGCATTTTAGCCCGACTGGAACAAACACAGTTACAGAAGTATAGCCAGGAGGTACTCGATCAGGGCATCGCCGTCGCGAATGAAGGCCGGGAGACCATCAACCGGGTGTTAACGCTGAACAACGCGCCGTGCTCCAGCGCCGACCTGAAAGAGTTACGCCTGATCTCCTTTTATTCCGTGTATCTACGCGATATCGGGCGTATCAAAGACAACTATCTCATCTGTTCCGCAGGCTGGGGGATCCTCAACCCACCGATTTATCTGCTGCCGCCAAACCTGACGACACCCGAGGGCGTACAACTGTGGACCGCCATGAAAGACGTGGTGGACCCACGAATTACCGCCGATATGGCAAGCCTCCACGGTGTGGTCACGATCACTGCGGCCGCGGCATTTCGCCGCTTCATTCATCCGCCAGCCGAATACAGCGCGGTGCTACTCACGCGTAATCTGGATCATGTCTATCAGACTTTTGGCCATATCGACCTCTCCGCATTTAAGCAGACACCACAGCCGCATAACGCGTGGCTGACCATGGGAAAACGTCAGACGTTTTTCTGTGCGCCAGACCGGAATATCTGCGTACTGGCGCAGTTGGATTCGGCGGGTATCTTGTATCGTCCCTGGTATATCATCGCCGCCCTGTTTTCTCTCGGGGCGCTCATCGGTGCCAGTTTTACCCTGTCCTACCAGCTCTATGACGATCGGCACCATGCTTTGCCATCGCAGCTAAAACGCGCAATCAAACATCAGCGACTGCATGTCCATTACCAGCCGCTGGTCAGCCTGCCAAAGCGCGCGATTATTGGCGTAGAAGCGCTGGCGCGCTGGAAGAATGAGCGTGGTGACAATGTCTCGCCAGAAATTTTCATCAGCATCGCTGAAAACATGGGTTACTTAGCCGAACTTACCCGCATTATTACCCGTCAGGCGCTGCGGGATATGCAGCCGTACCTCACGCAGGAAACCCCGTTTCTGCTTAGCATTAACCTGTCTGTCTCCGACATTGTTTCGCCCGATTATCACCGCTTCCTCCAGCAGATGTGTGACGAATTGGCGATCGATAAATCGCGTATCATGTTGGAACTGACCGAACGGTCAAGTACGTCACATCAAGCACTGGCAGACGGCCTTGAGGCACTACGACGCTCCGGCTATAAGATCGCGCTTGATGATTTCGGCACGGGTTATTCCAACCTCGACTACCTGAGCCACTTACCGTTCGATATGATCAAGATCGACAAGACTTTCGCCGGCGCCATCGGCACAGACACGGTGAATGCCGCCATGGCGGATTTGTTATTTACCCTTATCAAAAAACTGGATGTCCCGGTCATCATCGAAGGGGTAGAAACGCGTGAGCAAGCCGCCTACATCCTGCAACAATGCCCTTCGGCGATTATTCAAGGATGGTATTTCAGTAAGGCGGTGGCGCTGCACGATCTACCGGATATCCACCGCTATCCATGCCCACCGATAGAAATGGTGTAG
- the sctC gene encoding type III secretion system outer membrane ring subunit SctC, whose amino-acid sequence MRKGLKRHRSYRILLVAYRWFCWAVVLIGIIPVNGMISLAHAATPADWNKGAYAYSAEQTPLSAILTDFANSHGVDLVLGNIADNEVTAKIRAETPALFLDRLALEHRFQWFVYNNALYVSPQDEQASVRLEISPDAAPDIKQALSGIGLLDGRFGWGELPEEGVVLVTGPQAYIDLIRNFSQQREKQDERRKVMIFPLRYASVSDRTLQYRDQKVTIPGVATILNELMDGQRAAPAGASGPMPVQPDTGMEAMRDSTRSLMTRLATRNNPGRSGEASARVTLSGKISADVRNNALLIRDDEKRRAEYQQLVEHIDVPQNLVNIDAIILDVDRTALSRLEANWQAQLGNVSAGSTMMMGRSTLFVSDFNRFFADIQALEGEGTASIVANPSVLTLENQPAIVDFSRTAFITATGERVADIQPVTAGTSLQVTPRVVGEGTQRSIQLVIDIEDGQVETGREGEASGVKRGTVSTQALIGENRALVLGGFHVEESGDRDRRIPILGDIPLLGKLFTSTRHEVSRRERLFILTPHLVGDQTDPTRYVSSANRQQLNGAMNRVAQRNGKTDLYSLIEGAFRDLASRQLPAGFQIGNNGARLSEVCRSQSGLIYDSSRYQWYDNGQVRLTVGVVRNGGTQPQRFDEAACASSRTLAVAVWPKTTLAPGESSEVFLALQPALVSQSARRPVLTSR is encoded by the coding sequence ATGCGTAAGGGACTGAAGCGTCATCGATCGTATCGCATTTTGCTGGTGGCCTATCGCTGGTTTTGCTGGGCGGTGGTGCTGATCGGGATTATCCCGGTGAACGGGATGATCTCGCTGGCGCACGCGGCCACACCAGCCGACTGGAATAAGGGGGCGTATGCGTATTCTGCCGAACAAACGCCGCTGTCTGCGATTCTGACGGATTTTGCCAACAGCCACGGTGTGGATTTGGTGTTGGGCAATATCGCTGACAATGAGGTGACGGCGAAAATTCGGGCGGAAACTCCCGCGCTGTTTCTCGACAGACTGGCGTTGGAGCACCGCTTTCAGTGGTTTGTCTATAACAACGCCCTGTATGTCAGCCCGCAGGATGAGCAGGCATCAGTGCGTCTGGAGATTTCTCCGGATGCTGCGCCCGATATCAAACAGGCGCTCAGCGGTATCGGGCTGCTCGATGGGCGTTTCGGCTGGGGGGAATTGCCTGAAGAAGGTGTGGTGCTGGTCACCGGCCCGCAGGCGTATATCGATCTGATCCGTAATTTCAGCCAGCAGCGCGAAAAGCAGGACGAACGACGCAAAGTGATGATTTTTCCGCTGCGCTATGCCTCGGTATCCGACCGGACGCTGCAATATCGCGATCAGAAGGTCACCATTCCCGGCGTCGCGACCATTCTCAATGAACTGATGGATGGTCAACGTGCGGCACCGGCGGGTGCCTCGGGGCCGATGCCTGTGCAGCCGGATACGGGCATGGAAGCGATGCGGGACAGTACGCGTTCGCTGATGACCCGGCTGGCCACCCGTAATAACCCTGGGCGCAGTGGTGAAGCGTCGGCGCGAGTGACACTAAGCGGCAAGATTTCCGCCGATGTGCGCAATAACGCGCTGTTGATTCGGGATGATGAAAAACGTCGTGCGGAGTATCAGCAGCTCGTCGAGCACATCGACGTACCGCAGAATCTGGTCAACATTGACGCCATTATTCTCGATGTGGATCGAACCGCCCTGTCGCGGCTGGAAGCGAACTGGCAGGCGCAGCTCGGCAATGTGAGCGCGGGCAGCACCATGATGATGGGGCGGAGCACCCTGTTTGTCAGTGATTTCAATCGCTTCTTCGCTGATATTCAGGCGCTGGAGGGGGAGGGAACGGCCTCGATTGTCGCCAACCCTTCCGTGCTGACGCTGGAAAATCAGCCCGCGATTGTCGATTTCAGCCGGACGGCGTTCATCACCGCGACGGGGGAACGTGTCGCGGACATTCAGCCGGTGACTGCTGGCACCAGCCTACAAGTGACGCCGCGCGTGGTGGGCGAAGGAACACAGCGTAGCATCCAATTGGTTATCGATATCGAAGATGGTCAGGTAGAGACGGGACGCGAAGGAGAAGCGTCGGGCGTGAAACGAGGCACCGTCAGCACACAGGCGCTGATTGGTGAGAATCGTGCGCTGGTGTTGGGTGGTTTCCACGTTGAGGAGAGCGGTGACCGCGATCGTCGCATTCCGATCCTCGGGGATATCCCGTTGTTGGGGAAACTGTTTACCTCGACGCGCCATGAAGTTTCCCGTCGTGAACGTCTGTTTATCCTGACGCCGCATCTTGTCGGCGACCAAACCGATCCCACACGCTACGTTTCCTCCGCCAATCGGCAGCAGTTAAACGGCGCAATGAACCGCGTCGCGCAGCGTAACGGTAAAACGGATCTCTATAGCCTGATTGAAGGCGCATTTCGCGATCTCGCCAGCCGTCAACTTCCCGCCGGATTTCAGATCGGCAACAACGGCGCGCGATTGAGTGAGGTGTGTCGCTCGCAGTCGGGTCTGATCTACGACAGTTCGCGCTATCAGTGGTACGACAACGGCCAGGTGCGGCTGACCGTCGGCGTCGTGCGCAATGGCGGAACACAGCCACAGCGTTTTGATGAAGCTGCTTGTGCCAGTAGCCGTACGCTGGCGGTCGCCGTGTGGCCAAAAACGACGCTGGCACCGGGGGAATCCAGCGAAGTG
- a CDS encoding type III secretion protein: MTTQAQGSGRESGDAAALTWLNWWVKDCLLQADPSWWRGKVTLPEVPQRRDWLYVNAAQLHRHFSLPQRLPPDPFSSLMHVSLMQIGALDTAQRETVLRLMARVCQPMRNLDRADAEGIWCERLAKALRPGLWLPAPIIFSASSPSMSPAVGYQDALLLLRIRYGEACWPHLRLLFPRDGYRDGENHDPVPTMSVPAARLNALCDALIWKASVPA; the protein is encoded by the coding sequence ATGACAACACAAGCACAAGGCTCAGGACGCGAATCAGGTGACGCCGCCGCGCTGACATGGCTGAACTGGTGGGTAAAGGATTGCCTGTTACAGGCCGATCCCAGTTGGTGGCGCGGGAAGGTGACGTTGCCTGAGGTACCGCAGCGGCGCGACTGGCTGTACGTGAATGCGGCGCAGCTTCATCGCCATTTTTCTTTGCCGCAGCGGCTGCCACCGGACCCGTTTTCTTCACTGATGCACGTTTCACTGATGCAGATAGGGGCGTTGGATACGGCGCAGCGGGAAACGGTATTGCGCCTGATGGCACGGGTGTGTCAGCCCATGCGTAACCTGGATCGCGCGGATGCGGAGGGCATATGGTGCGAGCGCTTGGCAAAGGCGCTGCGGCCGGGTTTATGGTTACCGGCTCCGATCATTTTTTCGGCGTCATCGCCGTCGATGTCACCTGCCGTTGGCTATCAGGATGCGTTGCTGCTGCTGCGTATCCGCTATGGTGAAGCGTGCTGGCCGCATCTGCGGCTGCTTTTTCCACGTGATGGGTACCGCGACGGCGAAAATCATGACCCTGTTCCGACGATGTCCGTGCCCGCAGCCAGACTCAATGCGCTGTGCGATGCGCTGATCTGGAAAGCGTCTGTACCAGCCTAG
- a CDS encoding PAS domain-containing sensor histidine kinase, translated as MMFTQPFRSDEKTKAPELELVDFAFGRIKDAIYIVNEDQRFCYVNEAASQTLGYSITEFMHLSVVDIDPFWVAEHRSPDWLQAYESGVGTTFETQHLTRYGMTIPVEVNLTHFQHRGRSYSMCVVRDIRERKHIEQLAYAREQEFRALVENTPDLIIRFDPNLNCLYANPASLKHLDFTVEQLLGRMITELMPGVGCAIRMEQLVQQVVDTRSSAEGEVMESRGRGDQRHQSIHHIRCVPEFDQHGALVSILTVGRDITAIRYAEKKLVDSHMQLRLLARQREISREEERKHIAQEIHDELGQHLTTIRMSLSLMRMCFAKENPDMQTHLQKLMQLADQTIQVVRNVSTQLRPNVLNMGLTPALEWLCDEFNRHYSATCLLRTQGEPLALNDESTTAAFRVVQESLTNVARYAAATQVLITLDNQQDCVVLCIKDNGKGFDAHAKNKNAFGLMSMKERGRMLGGEVIIESTPGKGALVQLTFPKNGDTR; from the coding sequence ATGATGTTCACCCAACCTTTTCGTTCCGATGAAAAAACCAAGGCTCCCGAGTTGGAGCTGGTGGATTTTGCATTTGGCCGCATTAAGGACGCGATTTATATCGTCAATGAAGATCAGCGTTTTTGTTACGTCAATGAAGCGGCTAGTCAGACGCTTGGCTACAGCATTACGGAATTCATGCATCTGAGCGTGGTCGATATCGACCCGTTCTGGGTCGCCGAGCATCGCTCACCCGACTGGTTGCAGGCGTATGAGTCGGGTGTGGGTACCACGTTTGAAACCCAGCACCTTACTCGCTACGGCATGACTATTCCCGTCGAGGTTAATCTCACGCATTTTCAACATAGAGGACGTAGCTACAGCATGTGTGTCGTCAGAGATATCAGGGAACGTAAACATATCGAACAGTTGGCCTACGCGCGCGAGCAGGAGTTTCGCGCGCTGGTTGAGAACACGCCGGATTTGATTATCCGCTTTGATCCCAACCTGAATTGCCTGTACGCCAATCCCGCCAGTTTGAAACACCTGGACTTCACCGTAGAGCAACTTCTGGGCCGTATGATTACGGAGTTAATGCCCGGCGTGGGGTGTGCAATCCGTATGGAACAGCTGGTTCAGCAGGTGGTTGATACCCGCAGCAGCGCGGAAGGCGAGGTCATGGAGTCGCGGGGGAGAGGCGATCAACGTCATCAGAGTATTCATCACATTCGCTGCGTGCCGGAATTTGATCAGCATGGCGCACTGGTGTCGATTCTGACCGTAGGACGGGATATTACCGCCATTCGTTATGCAGAGAAAAAGCTGGTCGACTCTCATATGCAACTGCGTCTGCTGGCGCGCCAGCGTGAGATTTCACGCGAGGAAGAGCGCAAGCATATCGCGCAGGAAATTCACGATGAGCTGGGACAGCATCTGACCACGATCCGCATGAGCCTGTCGCTGATGCGCATGTGTTTTGCCAAAGAGAATCCCGATATGCAGACGCATTTGCAAAAGCTGATGCAGTTAGCCGACCAGACGATTCAGGTGGTGCGTAACGTGTCAACCCAGCTCAGGCCGAATGTCTTGAATATGGGGTTGACGCCCGCGCTGGAATGGCTGTGCGACGAATTTAACCGACACTACAGCGCAACCTGCTTGTTGCGCACGCAGGGGGAGCCGCTGGCGCTCAATGACGAAAGCACTACGGCAGCCTTTCGCGTCGTGCAGGAGTCATTGACTAACGTGGCGCGCTACGCCGCGGCTACACAGGTGCTCATCACACTGGATAACCAGCAGGACTGCGTGGTGCTGTGCATTAAGGACAACGGTAAAGGTTTTGATGCCCACGCCAAAAATAAAAACGCTTTCGGACTCATGAGCATGAAGGAGCGAGGGCGAATGCTGGGAGGCGAAGTCATCATTGAAAGTACGCCCGGGAAAGGCGCGCTGGTGCAGTTAACGTTTCCTAAAAATGGCGATACCCGTTAA
- a CDS encoding type III secretion system chaperone — MTSTELAAMLERWLNGGTSTLKLEIDGGAVAMVRQSSGVACRAAIPLRALPDEPMLARALQLADAAHAQFQDDTAILSLSPQDEQFWLWMRPDADDVMQLCRSLETLLNQRDVWLSLLTPRAKVPVSAPLNLNTLAFLQGERHA, encoded by the coding sequence ATGACTTCAACTGAGTTGGCCGCGATGCTGGAGCGTTGGCTAAACGGCGGGACGTCGACGCTCAAGCTGGAGATCGACGGCGGCGCGGTGGCGATGGTGCGGCAGTCATCGGGTGTGGCGTGCCGCGCGGCCATTCCGCTGCGTGCGTTGCCGGATGAGCCGATGCTGGCGCGCGCATTGCAACTGGCCGATGCCGCTCACGCTCAGTTTCAGGATGACACCGCCATCCTGTCGCTCTCACCGCAGGACGAACAGTTCTGGCTATGGATGCGACCCGATGCTGACGACGTCATGCAGCTCTGCCGCAGCCTGGAAACCTTACTGAATCAACGGGACGTTTGGCTGAGTTTGCTCACGCCACGTGCGAAGGTGCCCGTTTCCGCTCCACTGAATTTGAACACGCTGGCTTTTTTGCAAGGAGAACGACATGCGTAA
- the sctL gene encoding type III secretion system stator protein SctL, which produces MLMTKTFVTLPGASRDETVIIPAERVAAHRHSRTLWEEANAQAETIVAQAHERAKTLCTQAVEEAEAAFWQQANTLLQGIRQDRTHLEKIVITQAGQLLREALAQLLDKTPAPSRHHALLRQLLKQQQGESRGTLYCHPTQLADVQNWLEAHAHLEWRLASDEALESDAMKLITAHGVMSLSWRQATTQLIPPEYPVAI; this is translated from the coding sequence ATGTTGATGACGAAGACGTTTGTGACATTACCCGGTGCCAGCCGTGATGAGACGGTGATTATCCCGGCGGAGCGGGTTGCGGCGCATCGGCATAGCCGAACACTCTGGGAAGAGGCCAATGCGCAGGCTGAGACGATCGTGGCACAGGCGCACGAACGCGCCAAAACGCTATGCACGCAGGCAGTAGAAGAGGCAGAGGCGGCGTTCTGGCAGCAGGCAAACACGTTACTTCAGGGCATTCGGCAAGACAGAACGCATCTGGAGAAGATCGTGATTACGCAAGCGGGGCAATTGCTGCGCGAGGCATTGGCGCAGTTGCTGGATAAAACGCCAGCACCGTCGCGCCATCATGCTTTGCTGCGGCAGTTACTCAAGCAACAGCAGGGGGAAAGCCGGGGAACGCTTTACTGCCATCCTACTCAGCTTGCCGATGTACAGAACTGGCTGGAGGCGCACGCGCATCTGGAATGGCGTCTCGCCAGCGATGAGGCGCTGGAGAGCGATGCAATGAAGCTGATAACGGCGCATGGCGTGATGTCGCTGAGCTGGCGGCAGGCGACAACGCAGCTCATCCCGCCTGAATATCCTGTTGCTATATGA